A genomic segment from Paenibacillus sp. FSL K6-1096 encodes:
- a CDS encoding metal-dependent hydrolase codes for MDTATHFVMGLGLAGLSFVDPAVASSGTLAGAVMVATVLASQAPDADTALRLKDNAVYIRNHRGITHSLPFLLLWPALITVVIGPLFGLTDLHSLSHIALWSFIGVAVHVFTDLFNTYGTQAARPFTEKWIAWNIIHIFDPFIFGSHAAAIILWITGIVPPAPLFITLYASIVLYYIWRTMVHARITRSIKNKDVHHDAGDRYIVIPTISPTRWNVVKAKPDGSYNVGSLNNGRLEWFKHAVCSTHPAVEHSKAHPDIQAFLYFTSSAVAEVEELPSGYIVRWGDVRYLHRKQFPFVAVLVMDHEYRPLNTYVGWLSSEKLDERFAIDPGTVKL; via the coding sequence ATGGATACCGCTACACATTTTGTTATGGGACTTGGGCTTGCCGGTCTGTCCTTCGTCGATCCTGCCGTCGCTTCCAGCGGGACACTTGCCGGAGCGGTCATGGTAGCCACTGTACTGGCTTCTCAGGCACCGGATGCCGATACCGCCCTTCGTCTGAAGGATAATGCGGTATATATCCGCAACCACAGGGGAATCACCCATTCTCTGCCCTTTCTGCTGCTGTGGCCCGCGCTGATTACGGTGGTCATCGGACCCCTCTTCGGGCTGACAGACCTGCATAGCCTGAGCCACATTGCGCTCTGGAGCTTCATCGGCGTGGCCGTGCACGTCTTCACTGATCTGTTCAATACCTACGGGACCCAGGCCGCCCGCCCGTTCACCGAGAAATGGATCGCCTGGAACATCATTCATATCTTCGATCCGTTCATCTTCGGCAGCCATGCTGCGGCGATTATACTCTGGATCACCGGCATCGTGCCGCCCGCTCCCTTGTTCATTACGCTGTACGCCAGCATCGTCTTGTACTACATCTGGCGGACGATGGTCCATGCGCGAATTACACGCAGTATTAAGAACAAAGACGTTCATCATGATGCCGGAGACCGTTATATTGTGATACCGACCATCTCGCCGACCCGCTGGAATGTGGTCAAAGCCAAGCCCGACGGCAGCTACAATGTCGGGTCGCTGAATAACGGGCGGCTGGAATGGTTCAAGCATGCGGTGTGCTCCACTCACCCTGCAGTCGAACATTCCAAGGCTCACCCCGATATTCAGGCGTTCCTGTACTTCACCTCATCTGCTGTTGCCGAGGTTGAAGAGCTGCCCTCCGGTTATATTGTACGCTGGGGCGATGTCCGTTATTTACACCGCAAGCAATTCCCGTTCGTTGCCGTGCTGGTCATGGACCATGAGTACCGTCCGCTGAATACGTATGTCGGCTGGCTCAGCAGCGAGAAGCTTGATGAGCGGTTCGCCATTGATCCCGGAACAGTTAAGCTGTAG